The sequence TCCGGCGCCGTCATGCCCGAGCGGCGGACATCGCTGCTGTTGGTTATGAGAATGGCGTGCCAATGGGTGCCATGTTGGCGGGGTCCAAGGACGGCGACGCGCCGAGCTTCCTCATCCATGCCGCCAAAGACCCCGTTGGCGCTAATCTCGATCGCGTTCAAGTCGTGAGGGGTACCCTGAATGCCGACGGTTCCGTCTCAGAGCAGGTCTTTGACGTGGCCCTCGCGGACGGACGAACGGACGGGTCGGTACTGGTCGGCAACACGGTCAACATCGAAACCGGAAAATACACCAACGACATCGGCGACCCTGAGCTCGTAACGGTTTGGAGCGATCCGGACTTCGATCCAAGCCTGTCGGCTTTCTATTACGTTCGCGTTCTGCAGATCCCGACGCCGCGTCACTCGCTTCTGGACGCCATTGCACTGCAGATCGATCCGTCTGAAGTGGGCCATCACCCGGCTACAATCCAGGAACGCGCCTACTCGTCGCCGATCTGGTACACCCCGCATGAGTCGCAGCGTGCTGCGGTGACTCCGCTGAAAATCGTTACGACAAAGGTCCTGACCGTGGACGAGGTCCTCGCACAAGGGTTTAGGAAAATGACCAGCACGGACCTTGGAACACTGATTGGCAAGCCCATTGTCCTTGCAAACGTCGTCAGCAACGAGGAATACCGCGGTGTGTTTACCAAGGAAGGCGGACGCTCCCTTGAGAAGGTCGATATGGATCCCGAGCAGACCACCCAGGCGCTGTACCACGGTGGCCATATGCACATCGAAGACCTGTTGCTCGGAGCCACCGGGTACGAAATCGTCGATGACACCGTTGTCAGCTCTGATGGCCTCCGTACCGTCGTTTCGACGCTGTACACCGATGGTGAGACGATCTATGCGGCTCGCGACATCGACAAGGGCAAAGTGATGTTCGAGGTTCGCTCGGAATAACACTCATGGTGGACGCGGCCAAGCGCGGCCGCGTCCCCTCCAACAATCAATTGAGATAAGCAATGCGGTTTTTATTGCGAGAACCCCTGGTGCATTTTCTTGCGCTGACGGGGCTCCTGTTCTTGTTGCACAATGCAGTCGTCGGTGAGGATGCGACGTTGGACAACGAGCGCCGTATCGTCGTCGATCGCGATGCGTTGCTCACCTTCATTCAGTATCGCACCAGGGAGTTCGAGCTGGAGCAGGCCGAGGCTGAGCTCGCCGGGCTGACCGAGGCGGAGCTGCAGCAAGTAATCGACAGTTACGTGTCCGAGCAGGCACTCGCGCGTGAAGCAAGGGCTCTGGGACTCGACCGGACCGACTACATCATTACGCGC comes from Rhodothermales bacterium and encodes:
- a CDS encoding DUF3604 domain-containing protein, translating into PMNSPEVRESVWDEVTKIADQHNTPGEFTAFIGWEWTSLPESRNLHRIVFMDKDSETATKFLPYSSLDSTRPRDLYNWMAKTSKAVGTDFVAISHNMNLSGGTMFPLIDEYGNPVNAEYGQLRGRWEPVVEMTQYKGDSEAHPELSPNDPFADFETYEHALGAGGEAPDPEAGDYIRTALMRGLQMENLTGVNPYQFGLSGATDSHTGFSAAEEDNFLGKYALDSIPANGSKETVPGAIGWDAAAAGLTAVWATENTRRSIMDAFQRREVYATTGPRITLRFFGGFDIRRRHARAADIAAVGYENGVPMGAMLAGSKDGDAPSFLIHAAKDPVGANLDRVQVVRGTLNADGSVSEQVFDVALADGRTDGSVLVGNTVNIETGKYTNDIGDPELVTVWSDPDFDPSLSAFYYVRVLQIPTPRHSLLDAIALQIDPSEVGHHPATIQERAYSSPIWYTPHESQRAAVTPLKIVTTKVLTVDEVLAQGFRKMTSTDLGTLIGKPIVLANVVSNEEYRGVFTKEGGRSLEKVDMDPEQTTQALYHGGHMHIEDLLLGATGYEIVDDTVVSSDGLRTVVSTLYTDGETIYAARDIDKGKVMFEVRSE